GCGCCTGCCAGGCAAAGCGTAGACTCTCGAACAACAGGCGCAACGATTTCATGGCGGCGAACTTGTAGTCAGCAATTACCCGGGAAAGGTACAACACCGGAGCTCAGCCACCGGTTGGGCGGCCTCATCTTTCCGGCATGCTTTCACGTAGTGAAGGCTTTTCAGATTTAGAAAGGAAAGTAACGATATATCCAAGCCCGTTGCGTACTTTTGCAATCCGAAAATTTTGCGTATTCTCCCCGTTTTCTTGCCTGTTCTAAACGCCGGCCATGAAGCTCTCCGAGTTCAAGTTTGAATTGCCCGATAACCTGGTCGCTCAGCACCCTGCCAAAAACCGCGACGAATCGCGGCTGATGGTGGTGCACCGCGATAGTGGCCGCATCGAGCACCGTACTTTCAAAGACATCATCGAGTATTTCGACGATGGCGACGTAATGGTGGTGAACGACACGAAAGTGTTTCCGGCCCGCCTCTACGGCAATAAAGAAAAAACCGGCGCCAAAATCGAAGTGTTCCTGCTGCGCGAGCTCAACAAAGAGCTGCACCTGTGGGACGTACTCGTGGACCCGGCTCGTAAAATCCGCGTCGGCAACAAGCTGTACTTCGACGACGACGGCATCATGGTGGCCGAAGTTATCGACAACACCACCTCGCGCGGCCGCACCATCAAGTTCCTGTTCGACGGCCCTGAGGAGGACTTCTACAAGGCCCTGCACGACCTAGGCGAAACCCCGCTGCCCAAGGAGTTTATCCCGCGCGACCCGGAGGCTTCGGACAAGGAGCGCTACCAGACGATTTACGCCAAGCACACCGGTGCCGTAGCGGCGCCCTCCGCGGGCCTGCACTTCACCCGCGAGGTTATCAAGCGCCTCGAAATCAAAGGCGTGGAAATGGTACCGGTAACCCTGCACGTTGGCTTGGGCACGTTCCGCCCGGTTGATGTGGAGGACCTGACCAAGCACAAGATGGACTCGGAAAACTTCATCGTGCCCACCGATTCGGCCACGATGGTAAACCGCGCCCTCGACCAGAAGAAGCGCGTGTGCGCGGTGGGCACCACCACCATGCGCGCCATGGAGTCGTCGGTATCGGCCAACGCCCGCCTGAAGCCCACCGAAGGCTGGACGGACAAGTTCATCTTCCCGCCCTTCGAGTTCAAAATCGCCAACACGCTGCTCACGAACTTCCACATGCCCGAGAGCACGCTGATGATGATGGCCGCCGCTTTTGCGGGCTACGACCTGCTCATCGAGGCGTACCAAACCGCCATTAAGGAGAAGTACAAGTTCTTCACCTACGGCGACGCGATGCTGATTCTGTAGTGATTGGCCGGTGGCGGGACACCCCACCACCGGCTGTGTCGCCCACAACAAAGCCCGGATGCTCACTTGCGGCCGGGCTTTGTTGTGGGCGAAATTTCGATAGCCATTAGTTGTGCTGCGTAGCCAGGCGAAGAGGGTTGTCTGCCCCCAGGCCAAACCTGCGGGCACTGTTTGGCTACCGGTTGAAAGTGCCGGCGCTTGCGTTAGCTTTACCGCGTGACTGTTCTGCTCATTCGCCTGCTCACTGTTGCGCTAATCGTAGCTGGCCTCGCAAGGTCTCCGGCCGCCGTTGGTCAAGCCCCGCGGCCGGCAACCAACGGGTACGCTCGTATCGAGCACGCCGAAACGTTGGAACTGTTCAAGGTGGTGTGCGCCCTTACCCCGCGGGGCCGGCAGGATGCCAACCTGGTGGAGCAGCGCGGGCCGTATTACCAAGCCGTGATGCAGCACTTTCAGCCCTACGCCGCGCACCCGATAGTGCGACGGGTGGAGCGGCGGCTTGGCGGGCCGCGCGGCTTATGGTGGTACGTGGCGAGCCGTACCAACGGGTGCGGGCAGTATTTTGCGGGGCCACACCTGCGCGCCGCTCCCGAAGGTCCGCCCGCCCGATTGCCCTTCAATTCGCTGCGCAGCCAGCGGCGGCAATGGGAGAACTTTGCGGCTGCGAGCCAGTTTCGTGCTTTTTTCGCGGCGCAGCGCTCGTATTACCGCCAAGATTCGGCGCTGGCCCAGCGGCTGTTGCCGTTGGCTGCTATGCAGCGGTGGCTGGAAGCGCAGTTTCCGGCTCGTTACGCGCACTACCGCGTGGTAGTGTCGCCGCTCATCGGGGGCACGCACTCCACCCGCACGTACGGTCCGGCAGATAGCCGCACGGCGCTTATGCTCGTTTCGAGCCCCCGCGACTACGCCGCCCTGCCCGATACGGCCCTGGCCGCTGCGCTGTACTCGGGGGTGGTGTTTACCGAAATCGACCACCACTACGTCAACCCCATCAGCAGCCAGCACGCGCGTGCGGTGAAACAGGCCTTTGCCCAACGCACCTACTGGACAGCCGGGCGCGATGCGCGGCACTACCCGAGCCCGCTGCGTACGTTCAACGAGTATATGACCCATGCTGTGTACCTGCTGTACGTGCACGACCGTTACCCGCCCGCCGTGTACGAGGCCGTGCGCCGCAGCCGCGTTCGGCTGAATGAGGAGCGGCGTGGCTTCGTGCGCTTCGGGGCTTTTGCCGACGAGCTACTGCGGCTGTACCACGCCCGCCGCCCCGGCCAGACTGTGGCAGCCCTGTATCCCGACCTGCTGGCCTGGTGCCGCCAGCAGCCCCCTAATCCATTACCATGACCCACGCTTCTCCCGATTCAGCCCGCCCTACAAGCGCGGCAGCGCGGTTTGCCATTATCGTAGCGGGCGGCACCGGTACCCGCATGGGCGCCGATCGGCCCAAGCAATTCCTGGAGCTGCAGGGCCAGCCGGTGCTCGTTCATACGCTGCGCCGTTTTGCCGACCCAGCCCTAGGTGTGCAACGCCTGGTGCTGGTGCTGCCAGCCGACCAGCAGGCCGTGTGGCAGGAGCTGCACGCCCGCTACGCCCCCGAGCTTAAACACGAAGTAGTAACCGGCGGCGCCACCCGCTGGGCCTCGGTGCGCCAGGGCCTGCTGCACCTAGGCACCCAAACCGAGGGCGTAGTAGCCGTGCACGACGGCGTACGGCCGCTTACGCCGCTTAGCGTGATTGAAAGCACCTACGCCGCGGCCGAGCAGCACGGCGCTGCCATTGCCGCCGTACCGCCCAAAGACTCGGTGCGCGGCCTCTCGGCCACGGGCTCGTATGCCCTCGACCGCTCGCGCCTGCGCCTGGTGCAAACGCCGCAGTGCTTCGAGTTGGGCCTGCTGCGCCGTGCCTACCAGATGCCCGAGCTATCCACCTTCACCGACGATGCCAGCGTGGTAGAAGACCTGCACCCCATTCAGTTGGTGCAGGGCGACTACTGCAACATCAAAATCACCACCCCCGACGACTTGCTGCTGGCGGAGGCTTTGCTGCGGCGTGGATGAGTGGATGAGTGGATGAGTGGATGAGTGGATGAGTGGATGAGTGGATGAGTGGATAAGGCGTACTTGCTGCGTGGCGGGAGGTTGCGAACGGGTGGCTACTTTTACGGCTACTCATCTGCTCACTCACCCACTCATTCACTCAATCACTCATTCACTGAATGTATACCTGCCTGCTCTACGAGGTACGCCCCGATGGCGTGGCCACCATCACCCTCAACCGCCCCGACGTTTTCAACGCCTTTAATGATGCGCAGAGCTACGAGCTGCAGGATGCCCTGAAGCAGGTAGCCCGCGATGCGCAGGTGCGTGCCGTGGTGCTTACGGGCGCCGGCCGGGCCTTCTGCTCGGGGCAGGATCTGAAGGCCTCGCAGCAGGTAGCAGCCGAAGGCGGCCAACGCTCGTTCTACGATTCGCTGCACAAGCGCTACAACCCCATCATCCGGGCGATGCGCGCCTTGCCCAAGCCCATTATTTGCCGCCTCAACGGCGTGGCAGCTGGCGCGGGCTGCTCCTTGGCCCTGGCCTGCGACGCCATCGTGGCTTCGGCGGAGGCGTCGCTGATTGAGGTGTTCATCAACATTGGCCTGGTGCCCGATTCGGGTTCGTCGTACTTTTTGCCCCGCATCGTAGGGTCGCTTAAGGCTTTTGAGCTGTGCACCCTCGGCTCCAAAGTACCCGCCGACGAAGCCCTGCGCCTGGGTTTGGTAAACCAAGTAGTGGCCCCGGAGCAACTCGACGAAGCCACCTACGCTCTGGCCACGCGCTACGCCTCGGCTCCTACCAAAGCCATTGGCCTCATCAAGCAAATGCTAAACAAATCGGGCGCTGCTACCCTCGATGAGATGCTTGACTACGAAGCCTACTGCCAGCAGATTGCCGGCGAAAGCGCCGATTACCAGGAGGGCGTGCAGGCGTTCAGCGAAAAGCGCAAGCCTGTGTTCCAGGGCAAATAAGCCGGCCCGCTCCCTTGCCCCGCAGCCTGCTCCGCTACCTAGGAGCAGGCTGCTTTTTTGATTGCCGCGGCGCGTTGCGGCGGTACCCGGGCAGGGCCCGTTGGCGCCGTACTCGCCTTTCGGTCGGCCGGCATTGCGCCAACGGCGCAAAAACTCTGCGTGCATACGTAGCCCTGATTGCTGCTTTTGCGTACATGCCATCCGCGGCCTGTCCCAGCGGCAGGCACGTAGCCAA
The sequence above is drawn from the Hymenobacter sp. YIM 151858-1 genome and encodes:
- the queA gene encoding tRNA preQ1(34) S-adenosylmethionine ribosyltransferase-isomerase QueA, which produces MKLSEFKFELPDNLVAQHPAKNRDESRLMVVHRDSGRIEHRTFKDIIEYFDDGDVMVVNDTKVFPARLYGNKEKTGAKIEVFLLRELNKELHLWDVLVDPARKIRVGNKLYFDDDGIMVAEVIDNTTSRGRTIKFLFDGPEEDFYKALHDLGETPLPKEFIPRDPEASDKERYQTIYAKHTGAVAAPSAGLHFTREVIKRLEIKGVEMVPVTLHVGLGTFRPVDVEDLTKHKMDSENFIVPTDSATMVNRALDQKKRVCAVGTTTMRAMESSVSANARLKPTEGWTDKFIFPPFEFKIANTLLTNFHMPESTLMMMAAAFAGYDLLIEAYQTAIKEKYKFFTYGDAMLIL
- a CDS encoding DUF4932 domain-containing protein, which codes for MELFKVVCALTPRGRQDANLVEQRGPYYQAVMQHFQPYAAHPIVRRVERRLGGPRGLWWYVASRTNGCGQYFAGPHLRAAPEGPPARLPFNSLRSQRRQWENFAAASQFRAFFAAQRSYYRQDSALAQRLLPLAAMQRWLEAQFPARYAHYRVVVSPLIGGTHSTRTYGPADSRTALMLVSSPRDYAALPDTALAAALYSGVVFTEIDHHYVNPISSQHARAVKQAFAQRTYWTAGRDARHYPSPLRTFNEYMTHAVYLLYVHDRYPPAVYEAVRRSRVRLNEERRGFVRFGAFADELLRLYHARRPGQTVAALYPDLLAWCRQQPPNPLP
- a CDS encoding 2-C-methyl-D-erythritol 4-phosphate cytidylyltransferase, whose protein sequence is MTHASPDSARPTSAAARFAIIVAGGTGTRMGADRPKQFLELQGQPVLVHTLRRFADPALGVQRLVLVLPADQQAVWQELHARYAPELKHEVVTGGATRWASVRQGLLHLGTQTEGVVAVHDGVRPLTPLSVIESTYAAAEQHGAAIAAVPPKDSVRGLSATGSYALDRSRLRLVQTPQCFELGLLRRAYQMPELSTFTDDASVVEDLHPIQLVQGDYCNIKITTPDDLLLAEALLRRG
- a CDS encoding enoyl-CoA hydratase-related protein is translated as MYTCLLYEVRPDGVATITLNRPDVFNAFNDAQSYELQDALKQVARDAQVRAVVLTGAGRAFCSGQDLKASQQVAAEGGQRSFYDSLHKRYNPIIRAMRALPKPIICRLNGVAAGAGCSLALACDAIVASAEASLIEVFINIGLVPDSGSSYFLPRIVGSLKAFELCTLGSKVPADEALRLGLVNQVVAPEQLDEATYALATRYASAPTKAIGLIKQMLNKSGAATLDEMLDYEAYCQQIAGESADYQEGVQAFSEKRKPVFQGK